In the bacterium genome, TGCCGCGAGCTGGAGCCGATGCATGCGTTTTATGCGAAGGTTCTGGGCATGAAGGAACTGCCCCGGCCGCACTTTCCGTTTCCCGGCCACTGGCTCGAAGCCGGACCGGGCCACCACATCCATCTCTCCAAGCTGCACGAGGGCCACATCACCCATTCCATCAGCGACAACGAGGACGGCTACACCGATCATCATTTCGGCCTTGTGACCGACGATCTGGAGGGGATGAAAAGCCGGCTGCGCGAAAACGCGGTTGCCTTCCACGATGAGCCCTACGGGTATCCGCAGATCTTTTTCCGCGACCCGGAGAATAACCTGATCGAGGTCGCATCCGAGAAAATGTTCGCCGAATAACGGGGCAGCCCCGCTTTATCAGAACTCGATTCCCCGCTGCGCGTAGATGCCCTGATCGAAGGGGTGTTTGATCTTCCGCATCTCGGTGACGAGGTCGGCGCAGTCGATGATCTCCTGCGGGGCGCCGCGCCCGGTCAGCATGACGTGAAGCGCGGGGTCGCGGTTTTTCAGCACGGAAACCACCTCGCCGATATCGAGCTGACCCAGGTCCATCGCGACGTTGATCTCGTCCATGATCACCAGCCGGTATTCGCCGGATTCGATGGCCTCGCGCGCCAGCTTCCATATCTCCCGTGAGGTGGCCCCGTCCTGATCCGGGTCCTGGGTGATCCAGGTGAAGCCGTCCCCCAGGCCGGTGCGGACGACCAGCTCGGGGGCGAGCCGCTTGGCGGCCTCCGCCTCGCCGGTTTTCCATGTGCCCTTGATGAACTGGATCAGGAAGACGCGGAAGCCCTGCCCGACCGCCCGCATGGCGAGGCCGAAGGAAGAGGTGGATTTTCCTTTCCCGTCCCCGGTGTTCACCATGATCAGGCCGCGCGGCGGAGAAGCCATATCATCCCTGTGTTGGAAAGAGAAGAAGATACCGTCCGATGAAGAGCTTATTATAGAATACCTCCATCGGGCCAACGCTCTTTCCCCCCCCACCTTGAGGAGAGCCATGATTCCCTACGTTCCGAAAGATGCACTCGTTGATCGGGTGGCGATCATCACCGGCGCCGGCGCCGGCATCGGCCTGGCCACGGCCCGGGCCTTTCTCGCGGCGGGCGCCCGTGTCGTGATGACGG is a window encoding:
- the cobO gene encoding cob(I)yrinic acid a,c-diamide adenosyltransferase translates to MASPPRGLIMVNTGDGKGKSTSSFGLAMRAVGQGFRVFLIQFIKGTWKTGEAEAAKRLAPELVVRTGLGDGFTWITQDPDQDGATSREIWKLAREAIESGEYRLVIMDEINVAMDLGQLDIGEVVSVLKNRDPALHVMLTGRGAPQEIIDCADLVTEMRKIKHPFDQGIYAQRGIEF
- a CDS encoding VOC family protein, producing MPRISLLQHFSIYCRELEPMHAFYAKVLGMKELPRPHFPFPGHWLEAGPGHHIHLSKLHEGHITHSISDNEDGYTDHHFGLVTDDLEGMKSRLRENAVAFHDEPYGYPQIFFRDPENNLIEVASEKMFAE